The proteins below are encoded in one region of Winogradskyella helgolandensis:
- a CDS encoding Maf-like protein, producing MLNEKLKDFNIILASASPRRHAFLKAMNLDFEIQLKPVEEIYPSDLKKEAITDFLAKLKAEPFLESLQHNDILITSDTIVWLDDQAIGKPKDEADAFNMIKSLSNKTHEVVTSICFTQKTEQHIVNTITKVTFKSLSDQEIQYYVSTYKPLDKAGAYGIQEWIGAIGITSIEGSYNNVVGLPTHLLYKTLNTIADRN from the coding sequence ATGCTAAACGAAAAACTTAAGGATTTCAATATTATTTTGGCTTCAGCATCACCACGTCGTCATGCATTTTTAAAGGCCATGAATCTCGATTTTGAAATTCAGTTAAAACCCGTTGAGGAAATTTACCCAAGTGATTTAAAAAAGGAAGCAATCACAGATTTTTTAGCAAAACTGAAAGCTGAACCATTTTTAGAAAGTCTTCAACATAACGATATCTTAATTACAAGTGACACAATTGTTTGGTTAGACGACCAGGCCATTGGAAAACCTAAAGATGAAGCCGATGCTTTCAACATGATAAAATCGTTAAGCAATAAAACACATGAGGTGGTGACATCTATCTGTTTCACTCAAAAAACAGAACAACACATCGTTAATACCATCACCAAAGTCACATTTAAATCCTTATCAGACCAAGAGATTCAATACTATGTTAGCACCTATAAACCACTAGATAAAGCTGGAGCTTATGGCATACAAGAATGGATTGGAGCCATAGGCATTACGAGTATCGAAGGCTCTTATAATAACGTTGTTGGCTTACCTACACATTTACTTTACAAAACGTTAAATACCATTGCAGACCGTAATTAG
- a CDS encoding septum formation inhibitor Maf: MIRNIHAKLLFVLFIPIAIFISCNENTTATTETETVSEPETEVLQPKTKLTADFKNYWYNGEAEITSYKLEQARYGEIREGSAVLVFVTEDFLPSEQVKADNYSENNIPVLKLNATKKFNTGIYPYSIMQSTFYPVANNQHALKISASVQEWCGHVYTQLNNRDTFEVQSHSYFQGEADDNFKLEKTWTENELWTKLRINPKSLPVGQIELIPSLESIRLNNETLKPHEAIAKLESNSYTIAYPELNRTLKINFNPNFPFDILGWEETTIKGSGSSTETLTTKASKLERIKSDYWNKKSNSDLNLRETLKLQ, translated from the coding sequence ATGATAAGAAATATACACGCCAAGTTACTTTTTGTACTATTTATACCGATTGCAATCTTCATATCCTGTAATGAAAATACGACGGCTACTACAGAAACTGAAACAGTTTCAGAACCTGAAACTGAAGTCTTGCAACCAAAGACTAAACTCACCGCTGATTTTAAAAACTATTGGTATAATGGTGAAGCAGAAATAACGTCTTATAAGTTAGAACAAGCACGTTATGGTGAAATACGAGAAGGCTCTGCCGTTTTGGTATTTGTAACCGAAGATTTTTTACCATCTGAGCAAGTTAAAGCGGACAATTATAGCGAAAACAACATTCCGGTTTTAAAACTGAATGCCACTAAAAAGTTTAATACTGGGATTTATCCGTATTCCATAATGCAGAGTACGTTTTATCCTGTGGCCAATAATCAACATGCTTTAAAAATTTCGGCATCAGTGCAAGAATGGTGCGGACATGTGTATACGCAATTAAATAATCGCGATACATTTGAAGTACAATCGCATTCCTATTTTCAAGGTGAAGCTGATGATAATTTTAAACTTGAAAAAACTTGGACGGAAAATGAATTGTGGACTAAGTTGAGAATCAATCCAAAAAGTCTTCCTGTTGGACAGATAGAACTCATCCCGTCTTTAGAATCGATACGACTTAATAATGAAACCTTGAAACCTCATGAAGCGATTGCCAAACTAGAAAGTAATAGTTACACCATAGCTTATCCGGAATTAAATCGAACTTTAAAAATAAATTTCAATCCTAATTTTCCATTTGATATTTTAGGCTGGGAAGAAACAACTATCAAAGGATCAGGTTCATCTACAGAAACATTAACAACCAAAGCTTCAAAATTAGAACGTATAAAATCCGACTATTGGAACAAAAAAAGCAATTCAGATTTAAACCTTAGAGAAACTTTAAAATTGCAATAA
- a CDS encoding mechanosensitive ion channel domain-containing protein, with the protein MSSILYNYQDEIIYTTILLITLFIIRKIIVITVKKIGRKSGTTEARAALIGRYVTVTLVLLAILIETFILGANPSDITLIFSSIFAVIGIGLFAIWSILSNITSGIIMFFSFPYKVGDKIKIHDKDDSIIGIIEDIRAFQIHLKDEKGDLVTYPNNLILQKAVTLLQKDALDEQIDDSSIL; encoded by the coding sequence ATGAGTTCAATACTATACAATTATCAAGACGAAATAATTTATACCACGATACTATTAATTACGCTATTTATCATTAGAAAAATAATTGTAATTACAGTAAAGAAAATAGGTAGAAAAAGTGGGACCACCGAAGCAAGAGCTGCTTTAATTGGTCGTTATGTTACGGTTACACTCGTACTTCTTGCTATTCTTATAGAAACTTTTATCCTCGGAGCAAATCCTAGTGATATTACACTAATATTTTCTTCAATTTTTGCCGTAATAGGTATCGGTCTTTTTGCTATTTGGTCTATTTTAAGCAACATTACTTCGGGTATTATAATGTTTTTCTCCTTTCCGTATAAAGTAGGAGATAAAATAAAGATTCACGATAAAGATGATTCTATTATAGGTATTATTGAAGATATTAGAGCATTTCAAATTCACCTTAAAGATGAAAAAGGAGATTTAGTAACTTACCCTAACAATCTAATTCTTCAAAAAGCTGTAACTTTATTGCAAAAGGATGCTTTGGATGAGCAGATAGATGATAGCAGTATTTTATAA
- the corA gene encoding magnesium/cobalt transporter CorA, translating into MRKKTAKKRTHNYKKHIGKAPGTLVYTGKKTEKQLQIESFDYTKETLIERVLTNIEDAKSYKETDSVTWINIDGLNSLSEIESIGKQYELHPLVLEDIVNTTQRPKIDEYDDYLFIVLKMLYYDKDENVVIEQVSLVLGKNYVLSFQESEGDVFDTVRERIRLGNGRIRGLKSDYLLYALIDAVVDHYFSIIETLGNKIEDLENDLFEGNSKDNINIEVQQLKREILKVRRAIFPLREIINRIEKGEHPLIYKRTITYYRDIYDHLIQVSENIDIYREMIWSLMDMYMTTISNRMNEVMKVLTIISTIFIPLTFLAGIYGMNFDNIPELHYEYSYFILLAVMFVMLILMLIYFKRKKWL; encoded by the coding sequence ATGAGGAAAAAAACAGCAAAGAAACGCACACATAATTATAAAAAACACATAGGAAAAGCGCCTGGAACTTTAGTATACACAGGAAAGAAAACGGAAAAACAACTTCAAATAGAATCTTTCGATTATACTAAAGAAACGTTGATTGAACGTGTTCTAACCAATATTGAAGATGCTAAATCCTACAAGGAAACCGATTCCGTTACATGGATAAATATTGATGGCCTTAATTCGCTTAGTGAAATCGAAAGTATTGGTAAACAATATGAGTTACATCCACTTGTTTTAGAAGATATTGTAAATACAACGCAACGTCCTAAAATTGACGAATACGATGACTACCTGTTTATTGTGCTTAAAATGTTATACTACGATAAGGATGAAAACGTCGTTATAGAGCAAGTGAGTTTGGTATTGGGAAAAAATTATGTGTTATCGTTTCAAGAATCGGAAGGAGACGTTTTTGATACGGTTAGAGAACGCATTAGACTTGGTAATGGACGTATCAGAGGCTTAAAATCCGATTATTTATTGTACGCCTTAATTGATGCTGTTGTCGATCATTATTTTAGCATCATTGAAACCCTAGGCAACAAAATAGAAGATTTAGAAAACGACTTGTTTGAAGGTAACTCCAAAGACAATATTAATATTGAAGTCCAACAATTAAAGCGTGAAATCTTAAAAGTACGCCGTGCTATTTTTCCCCTTCGCGAAATAATAAATCGTATAGAAAAAGGAGAACACCCATTAATTTACAAACGCACAATCACTTATTACAGAGATATTTACGATCACTTAATTCAAGTATCTGAAAACATCGATATTTACCGTGAAATGATTTGGAGTTTAATGGATATGTACATGACGACCATTAGCAACCGTATGAATGAAGTGATGAAAGTCCTCACTATAATTTCTACCATATTTATTCCTTTAACCTTTCTTGCAGGTATCTATGGAATGAATTTTGACAACATCCCAGAACTACATTACGAGTACAGTTATTTTATTCTTTTAGCGGTAATGTTTGTGATGCTGATTCTAATGCTGATTTATTTTAAGCGCAAGAAGTGGTTGTAG
- a CDS encoding PIG-L family deacetylase: MFQLRLCLLLFLSSIVSLQAQQPKTYNSSEIYEAVQKLNVLGSVLYIAAHPDDENTRLISYMSNQVKARTAYLSLTRGDGGQNLIGPEIRELLGVIRTQELLGARRVDGGEQRFSRANDFGYSKHPDETLEIWNEDEVLADVVWAIRKFKPDVIINRFDHRRAGQTHGHHTASAILSLKAFDIANDASKYPSQLTLTETWQPKRLFYNTSWWRYGSQEAFDKLDKSNMLSFDIGTYYSSKGKSNNEIAALASSQHLSQGFGRLSQRGSQDEYIEFLKGESLNSSDNIFEGIDTSWNRVAGGKVIGDILKKIETNFNFKNPASHLPQLLEAYKLLQIIKDEHWKTIKTKELKTIIEACAGLYLEVSANTPNAAPNADVTLNMEVVNRSTANIDLVSYNLSTLSTGISKKMTLASNHKLNFEEGITIPSHSNYTTPYWLNTKSTLGMYTVKDQSLIGLPETPRTVFVDFNLLIEGTPINFTKPVIYRYSKPDKGELYRPFEIIPIVSASLSDEVYIFENDQQKEIEVSVKAGKDNIDGFVQMAYPKGWQVVPEKQNIKISNKGDIQKVMFTVIPPKNQSEGLITPMVNIEGEFYTDEIMEIDYAHIPFQMVLMPSESKVVRLNIKTEGTNIGYIEGAGDAVPESLRQIGYHVTIIKPEQISPENLDDFDAIVVGIRAYNIVEDLIFKQRFLLDYVKEGGNLIIQYNTNRGIKVDNLAPFDMQVSRDRVTDENALVTILDPNHPILNFPNKIGAQDFDGWVQERGLYFPDKWSKEFTPLLAFNDIGENSKEGALLVAKYGKGNYIYTGLSFFREFPAGVPGAYRLFANLLSAGKQEYNPPKN; encoded by the coding sequence ATGTTCCAACTTAGACTCTGTCTATTGCTTTTTTTAAGCTCTATCGTTTCATTACAAGCACAACAACCAAAAACCTACAATTCTTCAGAAATTTACGAAGCTGTTCAAAAACTCAACGTTTTAGGATCAGTGCTCTATATTGCCGCACATCCAGATGATGAAAACACACGCTTAATTTCATATATGTCTAACCAAGTTAAAGCACGTACGGCCTATTTATCTTTAACACGTGGAGATGGAGGCCAAAATCTTATTGGTCCAGAAATCAGAGAACTTTTAGGAGTTATTAGAACCCAAGAGTTATTAGGCGCAAGACGTGTAGATGGTGGAGAACAACGCTTTTCTAGAGCCAATGATTTTGGATATTCAAAACATCCGGATGAAACTTTAGAAATCTGGAATGAAGATGAGGTTTTAGCTGATGTTGTCTGGGCTATTAGAAAATTTAAACCAGATGTTATCATTAACCGTTTCGATCACAGAAGAGCAGGACAAACACATGGCCATCATACAGCTTCTGCAATATTAAGCTTGAAAGCTTTTGATATAGCAAATGACGCTTCAAAATATCCATCCCAATTAACACTTACCGAAACATGGCAGCCCAAGCGCTTATTTTACAACACCTCTTGGTGGAGATACGGAAGTCAAGAAGCGTTTGATAAATTGGACAAAAGTAACATGCTATCGTTTGATATTGGAACGTATTACTCCTCAAAAGGCAAGTCTAACAATGAAATTGCAGCTTTAGCTAGTAGTCAACATTTATCACAGGGTTTTGGCCGTTTATCCCAACGTGGCTCTCAAGATGAATATATTGAGTTTTTAAAAGGGGAATCATTAAATAGTAGTGATAATATTTTTGAAGGCATTGATACCTCTTGGAATCGGGTTGCAGGTGGAAAAGTCATTGGCGACATCCTAAAAAAAATTGAAACTAATTTCAACTTTAAAAATCCAGCGTCACATTTACCACAACTGTTAGAAGCCTATAAATTGCTTCAAATTATAAAAGACGAGCATTGGAAAACTATTAAAACTAAAGAGCTTAAAACCATTATTGAAGCTTGCGCTGGTTTATATTTAGAAGTATCGGCGAACACACCAAACGCTGCACCAAATGCTGATGTAACTTTAAACATGGAAGTTGTAAACCGAAGTACAGCAAATATTGATTTGGTATCCTATAACCTTTCAACATTAAGTACTGGAATTTCTAAAAAAATGACATTAGCGTCTAATCATAAATTAAATTTTGAAGAAGGTATTACCATCCCAAGTCACAGTAATTACACCACGCCATATTGGTTAAACACCAAAAGTACATTAGGCATGTACACTGTAAAAGATCAAAGTTTAATTGGCTTGCCAGAAACTCCTCGAACTGTTTTTGTAGATTTTAATCTGTTGATTGAAGGCACACCAATTAATTTCACAAAACCCGTAATTTATCGTTACTCTAAGCCAGATAAAGGGGAATTGTATCGTCCTTTTGAAATTATTCCAATTGTTTCAGCTAGTCTAAGTGACGAAGTTTACATCTTTGAAAATGACCAGCAAAAAGAAATTGAAGTCTCTGTTAAAGCTGGTAAAGACAATATTGATGGTTTTGTACAAATGGCTTATCCAAAAGGTTGGCAAGTTGTTCCTGAAAAACAAAATATTAAAATCTCGAATAAAGGAGACATTCAAAAAGTGATGTTTACGGTTATTCCACCAAAAAACCAAAGTGAAGGCTTAATTACACCAATGGTTAATATTGAAGGTGAATTTTATACCGACGAAATCATGGAAATCGATTATGCACATATACCATTTCAAATGGTTTTAATGCCAAGCGAAAGCAAAGTGGTAAGATTAAATATAAAAACAGAAGGTACTAATATAGGTTATATTGAAGGTGCAGGAGATGCGGTTCCTGAAAGTTTAAGACAAATTGGCTACCATGTTACCATAATTAAACCCGAACAAATTTCACCAGAAAACCTTGATGATTTTGATGCTATCGTTGTTGGTATTAGAGCTTATAATATCGTTGAAGACCTTATTTTTAAACAACGTTTTTTACTAGACTATGTAAAAGAAGGTGGAAATTTAATTATTCAATACAATACTAATAGAGGCATAAAAGTAGATAATCTGGCACCTTTTGATATGCAAGTCTCTAGAGATCGTGTTACAGATGAAAACGCATTGGTAACCATATTAGATCCTAATCACCCAATACTTAATTTTCCAAATAAAATAGGAGCTCAAGATTTTGATGGTTGGGTTCAAGAACGTGGTTTATACTTTCCAGACAAATGGTCTAAAGAGTTTACGCCACTACTAGCCTTTAATGATATAGGAGAAAATTCAAAAGAAGGTGCGTTACTAGTTGCAAAATACGGCAAAGGAAACTATATTTACACAGGTCTCAGTTTCTTTAGGGAATTTCCGGCAGGAGTTCCTGGTGCATACAGACTTTTTGCAAACCTCTTATCAGCAGGTAAACAAGAATATAATCCACCTAAAAACTAA
- a CDS encoding sodium:solute symporter, giving the protein MQQTLDWIDWTVLIVTLATIVGYGTWKTRGRKNAQDYIKGGNTSKWWTIGLSVMATQASAITFLSTTGQAFADGMGFVQFYFGLPIAMVIICLVFIPIYHRLKVYTAYEFLENRFDLKTRSLTAILFLIQRGLAAGITIFAPAIILSVVLGWNIVTLNIIIGVLVIIYTVSGGTKAVTVTQKQQMFVIFAGMIAALCIIINLIPEEVSFIDAIDIAGATGKMKVLDFSFDLENRYTVWTGLIGGTFLMLSYFGTDQSQVQRYLSGKSMKEMQMGLLFNGMLKVPMQFFILLVGVMVFVFYQFNPSPLNFIDKSEQTVLASDYGDDYRALQDKQTTLFTEKQKVSLALSKSEDDSLKNRLFELDSIEKTYRSESKFLIKKAVDTEYTTAYNTLQNEVEALKSDPESDAYLSKSAELTTLYKDAAKDTQTNDRDYMFIRFILNNLPTGLIGLLLAVILSAAMSSTASEINALATITSIDLYGRNLKEDKGDDHMVKVTKWFTLGWGIVAIIIACFADLAENLIQLVNIIGSIFYGNVLGIFLLAFFFKYIKGNAVFIGALITQAIVVIGWWFDWMPYLWLNLFGCVVVIAIANILQVLLPKKSQIEI; this is encoded by the coding sequence ATGCAGCAAACTTTAGATTGGATTGATTGGACGGTTTTAATTGTAACATTAGCAACCATAGTTGGTTATGGAACTTGGAAAACCAGAGGTCGAAAAAATGCACAAGACTACATAAAAGGAGGTAATACGTCTAAATGGTGGACGATTGGTCTATCGGTAATGGCAACCCAAGCAAGTGCAATTACATTCCTTTCTACAACAGGTCAGGCATTTGCTGACGGCATGGGTTTTGTTCAATTTTATTTTGGACTTCCAATTGCCATGGTTATTATTTGTCTGGTATTTATTCCTATTTACCATCGGCTTAAAGTATATACGGCCTACGAGTTTTTAGAAAACAGATTCGACCTTAAAACCCGAAGTCTCACAGCCATCCTCTTCTTAATTCAACGCGGACTAGCAGCCGGAATCACCATATTTGCACCTGCTATTATTTTGTCTGTTGTTTTAGGATGGAATATTGTAACGCTCAACATCATCATCGGTGTTTTAGTCATTATCTATACCGTTTCTGGTGGCACTAAAGCTGTAACCGTTACTCAAAAACAGCAAATGTTTGTCATTTTCGCAGGTATGATCGCGGCGTTATGTATCATCATTAATTTAATTCCGGAAGAAGTTTCATTTATAGATGCCATTGATATTGCAGGTGCAACTGGCAAGATGAAAGTTTTAGATTTTTCATTCGATTTAGAAAATAGATATACCGTTTGGACAGGTCTTATAGGTGGAACATTTTTAATGCTCTCGTATTTCGGCACAGATCAAAGTCAAGTACAACGCTATCTTTCTGGCAAATCCATGAAAGAAATGCAAATGGGTTTATTGTTTAACGGTATGCTTAAAGTGCCTATGCAATTCTTTATTCTGCTTGTAGGTGTTATGGTATTTGTGTTTTATCAGTTTAACCCTTCGCCTTTAAACTTTATTGATAAATCTGAGCAAACTGTTTTGGCTTCGGACTATGGCGATGACTATAGAGCGCTTCAAGATAAACAAACGACATTATTTACTGAAAAGCAAAAAGTGAGTTTAGCCTTATCGAAAAGTGAAGATGATAGTTTAAAAAACAGATTATTTGAATTAGATAGTATTGAAAAAACCTACCGCTCAGAATCCAAATTTTTAATCAAAAAAGCAGTTGACACAGAATATACAACGGCATATAACACACTTCAAAATGAAGTTGAAGCATTAAAATCTGATCCTGAAAGCGATGCTTATCTTTCAAAATCTGCCGAATTAACAACATTGTATAAAGATGCTGCAAAGGATACACAAACCAATGACAGAGATTATATGTTTATTAGGTTTATTTTAAATAACCTACCAACAGGACTCATTGGTTTATTACTTGCTGTTATTTTATCTGCTGCCATGTCTTCTACTGCTTCCGAAATTAATGCGCTTGCAACCATTACATCTATTGATTTGTATGGAAGAAACTTAAAAGAAGATAAAGGAGATGATCATATGGTAAAAGTGACTAAATGGTTTACTTTAGGTTGGGGAATAGTAGCTATTATTATTGCTTGTTTTGCAGATTTAGCAGAGAACCTAATTCAGTTAGTTAATATCATTGGATCTATTTTCTACGGCAATGTTTTAGGGATATTCTTACTCGCCTTTTTCTTTAAATACATCAAAGGAAATGCTGTTTTTATTGGCGCACTAATCACACAAGCCATAGTAGTTATTGGTTGGTGGTTTGATTGGATGCCTTACTTGTGGCTCAATTTATTTGGTTGTGTCGTTGTAATTGCAATCGCTAATATTTTACAAGTGCTATTACCTAAAAAATCGCAAATTGAAATCTAA
- a CDS encoding Gfo/Idh/MocA family protein — MKSKIIKWGIIGAGKIASKFATDLNTVSNSKLYAIASRDIEKAKIFGEEYKATIAYGSYEALVSDSNIDAIYIATPHSFHKAHTLLCLNHNKAVLCEKPFAMNLKEVEEMIQLSKEKSTLLMEAMWTIFLPHYQYTLDLLQKKHFGKILNLEADFGFHPTYNETSRVFDKSVGGGSLLDIGIYPVFAALSTLGTPDSIEAKAKFFDSGADSECFILFKYKDATAHLKSTLLEKTNTEAIFHCENGTIKINGRFHEPSSVTLIDNDGNSELKEFENNSIGYSYEIEHFNQLIRNSKTESHIMTFEKSKQLISTLDSIRHIIGLHYA; from the coding sequence TTGAAATCTAAAATAATTAAATGGGGAATTATTGGAGCAGGAAAAATTGCCTCTAAATTTGCCACCGATTTAAATACTGTTTCAAATTCCAAACTCTACGCCATTGCCTCTCGAGACATAGAAAAAGCTAAAATTTTCGGTGAAGAATACAAGGCTACAATTGCTTATGGGAGTTATGAAGCTTTAGTTTCAGACTCTAATATTGATGCCATATACATTGCAACACCGCACAGTTTTCATAAAGCGCATACGCTATTATGCCTCAACCATAATAAAGCGGTTTTATGTGAAAAGCCTTTTGCCATGAATTTGAAAGAGGTCGAGGAAATGATTCAACTTTCAAAAGAAAAGAGCACACTTTTAATGGAAGCCATGTGGACGATTTTCCTTCCACATTATCAATATACTTTAGACCTACTTCAAAAAAAGCATTTTGGAAAGATTCTAAACCTTGAAGCTGATTTTGGTTTCCACCCTACTTATAATGAAACCTCAAGAGTTTTTGATAAGTCTGTTGGAGGAGGAAGTTTGTTAGATATAGGAATTTACCCTGTTTTTGCTGCGCTTTCAACTTTAGGAACGCCAGATAGCATTGAGGCAAAAGCTAAGTTTTTCGATTCTGGTGCCGACTCAGAATGCTTTATTTTATTTAAGTATAAAGATGCTACTGCACATTTAAAAAGTACATTATTAGAAAAAACAAATACCGAAGCCATCTTTCATTGTGAAAACGGCACCATAAAAATTAATGGCCGCTTTCATGAACCATCCTCTGTAACCTTGATTGATAACGATGGTAATTCTGAGTTAAAGGAATTTGAGAATAACAGCATTGGTTACAGCTATGAAATTGAACATTTCAATCAACTGATAAGAAATAGTAAAACTGAAAGCCATATAATGACTTTTGAAAAAAGTAAACAACTGATTAGCACTTTAGACAGCATAAGACATATAATTGGTTTACACTATGCATAA
- a CDS encoding DUF2911 domain-containing protein, which produces MKKLVLFTFALTMMFSVNAQIETPQPSPFSKIEQKVGLTDVTLEYSRPSMNGRTIFGDLVSYGKVWRAGANKNTMITFSDNVVIAGNELKAGSYAIFITPSEKSWEVIFYSDTNNWGTPKTIDAAKVAAKVKIETMQLPMKVETFTITFDNLTSGSAELGFIWESTMANLKFEVPTAKTVTASIEKVMAGPSANDYYAAAVYNLSEGKDLEQAKEWMDKAMSMTKEPMFYQLRKQSLIYAALGDKKKAIAIAKESLAKSEDAGNADYVKMNKDSLKEWGAK; this is translated from the coding sequence ATGAAAAAATTAGTACTTTTTACCTTTGCCTTAACTATGATGTTTTCGGTAAATGCACAAATTGAAACACCACAGCCGAGTCCTTTTTCTAAAATAGAGCAGAAGGTAGGTTTGACGGATGTCACTTTAGAATATTCGCGTCCGAGCATGAATGGAAGAACTATTTTCGGAGACTTAGTGTCTTATGGAAAGGTTTGGAGAGCTGGAGCAAATAAGAATACAATGATCACTTTTAGCGACAATGTTGTGATAGCTGGGAATGAATTAAAAGCTGGATCTTATGCTATTTTTATTACACCTTCTGAAAAATCATGGGAAGTAATTTTCTATAGTGACACTAACAATTGGGGAACACCAAAAACTATTGATGCTGCTAAAGTTGCTGCTAAAGTGAAGATTGAAACCATGCAATTACCAATGAAAGTTGAGACTTTTACAATCACTTTTGATAATTTAACTAGTGGTTCTGCAGAATTAGGTTTTATCTGGGAGAGCACTATGGCTAATTTAAAATTTGAAGTTCCAACTGCTAAAACAGTAACTGCTTCTATTGAAAAAGTAATGGCAGGACCATCAGCTAACGATTATTATGCTGCAGCAGTTTATAACTTATCTGAAGGTAAAGATTTAGAACAAGCAAAAGAATGGATGGATAAAGCCATGTCTATGACTAAAGAACCTATGTTTTACCAATTGAGAAAACAGTCTTTAATCTATGCCGCCTTAGGCGATAAAAAGAAAGCTATTGCTATCGCCAAAGAATCTTTAGCGAAATCGGAAGATGCAGGTAATGCTGATTATGTAAAAATGAATAAGGACTCTCTTAAGGAATGGGGAGCGAAGTAA
- a CDS encoding ArsR/SmtB family transcription factor translates to MGVTKSEIFTEEQNQISSIAKVFGHPARVAILQYLFKIDSCICGDLVDEIGLAQPTISQHLKELKKIGLIKGNITGTSICYCIDKENWTPMKTTLTAFLDQDIEDSNDCC, encoded by the coding sequence ATGGGAGTCACTAAATCAGAAATCTTCACAGAAGAACAAAATCAAATTTCTAGCATCGCTAAAGTTTTTGGTCATCCTGCTAGAGTGGCTATTCTTCAATATTTATTTAAAATAGATTCTTGTATTTGCGGTGATTTAGTGGATGAAATTGGTTTAGCACAACCTACCATCTCTCAGCACTTAAAAGAATTAAAGAAAATTGGACTTATTAAAGGAAACATAACAGGCACTAGCATTTGCTATTGCATAGATAAAGAGAATTGGACTCCTATGAAAACGACCTTAACAGCCTTTCTAGACCAAGATATTGAAGACTCTAATGACTGTTGTTAA
- a CDS encoding DUF6428 family protein: MKLSEIKSKLKTLDTIAFQLPNGTLVPNHFHVTEVGKISKHFIDCGGTVRTENVANFQLWEADDYDHRLHPEKLLNIIELSEKVLQIEDLEIEVEYQGDTIGKYGLDFNGEHFLLTTKLTDCLAKDKCGIPETKLKLSDLQQEAAPSCAPGSGCC, from the coding sequence ATGAAATTATCCGAAATTAAATCAAAGTTAAAAACACTAGACACTATTGCGTTTCAATTACCAAATGGCACTTTAGTTCCAAATCACTTCCATGTTACTGAAGTAGGCAAAATATCGAAGCATTTTATTGATTGTGGTGGTACTGTAAGAACAGAAAATGTGGCTAACTTTCAACTTTGGGAAGCAGACGATTACGATCACAGATTACATCCTGAAAAATTGTTAAACATTATTGAGCTTTCTGAAAAAGTCTTACAGATTGAAGATTTAGAAATTGAAGTAGAATACCAAGGAGACACCATCGGAAAGTATGGTTTAGACTTTAATGGTGAGCACTTTTTGCTAACAACAAAACTCACAGATTGTTTAGCCAAAGACAAATGTGGTATTCCAGAAACAAAACTAAAACTATCTGATTTACAACAAGAAGCGGCTCCGTCTTGTGCACCAGGTTCTGGCTGTTGTTAA